From the Balearica regulorum gibbericeps isolate bBalReg1 chromosome 4, bBalReg1.pri, whole genome shotgun sequence genome, one window contains:
- the ANXA5 gene encoding annexin A5: MAKYTRGTVTAFSPFDARADAEALRKAMKGMGTDEETILKILTSRNNAQRQEIASAFKTLFGRDLVDDLKSELTGKFETLMVSLMRPTYIFDAHALKHAIKGAGTNEKVLTEILASRTPAEVRNIKQVYLQEYEANLEDKITGETSGYFQRLLVVLLQANRDPDGRVDEGLVEQDAQVLFRAGELKWGTDEEKFITILGTRSVSHLRRVFDKYMTISGFQIEETIDRETSGDLEKLLLAVVKCIRSVPAYFAETLYYSMKGAGTDDDTLIRVMVSRSEIDLLDIRQEFRKNFAKSLHQMIQKDTSGDYRKALLLLCGGDDE; the protein is encoded by the exons TACACAAGAGGCACTGTGACAGCCTTCTCTCCTTTTGATGCCAGAGCTGATGCAGAAGCTCTTCGTAAGGCCATGAAGGGAATGG GGACTGATGAAGAAACTATTCTGAAGATCCTTACCAGTAGAAACAATGCTCAGCGTCAAGAAATTGCATCTGCCTTTAAAACCTTGTTTGGCAGG GATCTTGTAGATGACCTGAAATCAGAACTTACCGGCAAATTTGAAACGTTGATGGTATCTTTGATGAGACCAACATATATTTTTGATGCTCATGCACTGAAACATGCCATCAAG GGAGCAGGAACCAATGAGAAAGTGTTGACTGAAATTCTTGCCTCCAGAACACCTGCGGAAGTACGGAATATTAAGCAGGTTTATCTGCAAG AGTATGAGGCCAACTTGGAGGATAAGATCACAGGAGAAACATCAGGCTATTTTCAGAGACTGCTGGTGGTCCTGCTGCAG GCAAATAGAGATCCTGATGGCAGAGTTGATGAGGGTCTTGTTGAGCAGGATGCTCAG GTTTTGTTTAGAGCCGGGGAGCTGAAATGGGgaacagatgaagaaaagttCATCACCATCTTGGGAACCCGAAGTGTTTCCCATTTAAGGCGCG tgtttGACAAATACATGACTATTTCCGGCTTTCAAATTGAAGAGACCATTGACCGCGAAACCTCTGGTGATTTGGAGAAGCTGCTTTTGGCAGTTG tgaaatgcaTCCGAAGCGTGCCTGCCTATTTTGCCGAGACTCTGTATTATTCCATGAAG GGGGCTGGCACTGATGATGATACCCTGATCAGAGTCATGGTTTCAAGAAGTGAAATTGATCTGTTGGATATTAGACAAGAATTTAGAAAGAATTTTGCAAAGTCATTGCATCAAATGATTCAG AAAGATACATCTGGGGACTACAGGAAAGCACTCCTGCTCCTTTGTGGTGGAGATGATGAGTAA